Proteins co-encoded in one Bacillus paramycoides genomic window:
- a CDS encoding iron-hydroxamate ABC transporter substrate-binding protein, with translation MKKLFISLTVLFVLVMSACSNGSTDKKNEAKGSKSETITYQSENGKVEVPANPKRVVVLSSFAGNVMSLDVNLVGVDSWSKQNPRFDSKLKDVAEVSDENVEKIAELNPDLIIGLSNIKNVDKLKKIAPTVTYTYGKVDYLTQHLEIGKLLNKEKEAKTWVDDFKKRAQDAGKEIKAKIGEDATVSVVENFNKQLYVYGENWGRGTEILYQEMKLKMPEKVKEKALKEGYYALSTEVLPEFAGDYLILSKNKDTDNSFQETESYKNIPAVKNNRVYEANMMEFYFNDPLTLDFQLDFFKKSFLGK, from the coding sequence ATGAAAAAGTTATTTATTTCACTAACAGTTCTTTTCGTTCTTGTTATGAGTGCTTGTAGCAATGGCTCTACAGACAAAAAGAACGAGGCAAAAGGTAGTAAATCAGAAACAATTACATACCAATCTGAAAATGGTAAAGTAGAAGTTCCTGCAAATCCAAAACGCGTTGTTGTTTTATCATCATTTGCTGGTAACGTAATGTCATTAGATGTAAATCTTGTTGGGGTAGATTCATGGTCTAAACAAAACCCACGTTTTGATAGCAAACTTAAAGATGTTGCTGAAGTATCAGATGAAAATGTTGAAAAAATCGCTGAACTAAACCCAGATTTAATCATTGGTTTATCAAATATTAAAAATGTTGATAAGTTAAAGAAAATCGCTCCTACTGTAACATACACTTACGGAAAAGTTGATTACTTAACACAGCATTTAGAAATCGGTAAGTTATTAAACAAAGAAAAAGAAGCAAAAACTTGGGTTGATGACTTCAAGAAACGTGCACAAGACGCTGGTAAAGAAATTAAAGCAAAAATCGGTGAAGATGCAACAGTTTCTGTTGTAGAAAACTTCAACAAACAGCTTTATGTATACGGCGAGAACTGGGGCCGTGGAACAGAAATTCTGTACCAAGAAATGAAATTAAAAATGCCTGAAAAAGTAAAAGAAAAAGCATTAAAAGAAGGTTACTACGCATTATCTACTGAGGTATTACCTGAGTTTGCTGGTGATTACTTAATCTTAAGTAAAAACAAAGATACTGATAACTCATTCCAAGAGACAGAATCATATAAAAACATCCCAGCAGTAAAAAATAATCGCGTATACGAAGCAAACATGATGGAATTCTATTTCAATGATCCACTTACATTAGATTTCCAACTAGACTTCTTCAAGAAGAGCTTTCTTGGTAAATAA